A single genomic interval of Streptomyces sp. NBC_00663 harbors:
- a CDS encoding pyridoxamine 5'-phosphate oxidase family protein has protein sequence MATYTLDPGAPDPLYLSFWRERHLCTLTTLRPDGSPHVVPVGVTYDPEARLARVITNKTSAKVGHVLAAGPDGARVAVCQVAGRRWATLEGRAHVRTEPGRVAEAERRYAERYERVPSPNPSRVVIEIEVTRALGRG, from the coding sequence ATGGCGACGTACACGCTGGACCCCGGCGCACCGGACCCGCTCTACCTCAGCTTCTGGCGGGAGCGGCATCTGTGCACCCTGACGACCCTGCGCCCGGACGGCAGCCCGCATGTGGTGCCGGTCGGAGTGACCTACGACCCCGAGGCCCGGCTCGCCCGGGTGATCACGAACAAGACGAGCGCGAAGGTGGGCCATGTGCTGGCGGCCGGCCCGGACGGGGCGCGGGTGGCGGTGTGCCAGGTGGCCGGGCGGCGCTGGGCGACGCTGGAGGGGCGGGCGCACGTCCGGACCGAACCCGGGCGGGTGGCGGAGGCGGAGCGGCGGTACGCGGAGCGCTATGAGCGGGTGCCGTCGCCGAATCCGTCGCGCGTGGTGATCGAGATCGAAGTGACGCGGGCGCTGGGGCGCGGTTGA
- a CDS encoding helix-turn-helix transcriptional regulator: protein MPINRTKPTHPHGITDLCPEGSRLYASALSSGRISRGEVEPAPCLLEFALLHPDPDDPGWLRPVPPSVVLAQQLQPLEREIQDRRRITLDLTDTFQPFLAISAQKPATTHAITVLEGIDRIHSALDVAIAEARTEVLTVQPGGSRPEHILSQALKRSKPLIERGIAMRTLYQHTVRHSQSTFAYMDKMAGAKVEIRTLEELIERLIICDSTVAFIPAQDDRQVALELRHPGLVQYLIKVFEQLWQRATPLLEEVPYEATPEGISGVQRTIAKLLIDGHVDEAIARRLGMNVRTCRAHIAKLAAALGSGSRAQLGFLIAESGILKQEETEQ, encoded by the coding sequence TTGCCAATAAACCGCACAAAACCGACACATCCTCACGGCATCACTGACCTATGCCCCGAAGGATCGCGCCTCTACGCAAGCGCACTCAGCTCCGGACGCATCTCCCGCGGGGAGGTGGAACCGGCGCCGTGTCTGCTCGAATTCGCGCTGCTCCACCCCGACCCGGACGACCCCGGTTGGCTGCGCCCCGTGCCGCCCTCCGTCGTGCTCGCGCAGCAACTCCAGCCGCTCGAGCGCGAGATCCAGGACCGCCGGCGGATCACCCTCGACCTCACCGACACCTTCCAGCCGTTCCTCGCGATCAGTGCCCAGAAGCCCGCGACCACCCATGCCATCACGGTCCTGGAGGGTATCGACCGCATCCACTCCGCGCTCGACGTGGCGATAGCCGAGGCCCGCACCGAGGTCCTGACGGTCCAGCCCGGCGGCAGTCGGCCGGAACACATCCTGAGCCAGGCCCTGAAGCGCAGCAAGCCGCTGATCGAGCGCGGCATCGCCATGCGCACCCTGTACCAGCACACGGTCCGGCACAGCCAGAGCACCTTCGCGTACATGGACAAGATGGCCGGCGCCAAGGTCGAGATACGCACCCTGGAAGAGCTCATCGAGCGGCTCATCATCTGCGACTCGACGGTCGCGTTCATCCCCGCCCAGGACGACCGGCAGGTCGCCCTGGAACTGCGCCACCCCGGCCTGGTCCAGTACCTCATCAAGGTCTTCGAGCAGCTGTGGCAGCGGGCGACACCGCTCCTGGAGGAGGTGCCGTACGAGGCGACCCCCGAGGGCATCTCCGGAGTGCAGCGCACCATCGCCAAGCTGCTCATCGACGGCCATGTCGACGAGGCCATCGCCCGCCGGCTCGGTATGAACGTCCGGACCTGCCGGGCTCACATCGCCAAGCTGGCGGCGGCCCTCGGCAGCGGCAGCCGGGCCCAGCTCGGCTTTCTCATCGCCGAGTCCGGGATCCTCAAACAGGAGGAGACAGAGCAGTGA
- a CDS encoding helix-turn-helix transcriptional regulator → MSAAPHPAHVAGTLCAAGTEVYEQALREGHVRGADAERAPCLLEFGLLHAAVTDPDRLEPVAPAVALHRLLRSSEERIADERRREEQLAELFEPLMRIDGPRTATDPSAVSILTGFAQINQAISDAMAEASVELLAIQPYNGNTAATRLAAALDRDQALLDRGGRIRALYQHTLRHSPAVIARYERLRGDAEARSLDEVTDRLIIVDRTVAFIPASTDRTLALEIRVPAMVDYFATTFDRLWRLATPMHPQAVQQPTLNGVTPRQRAIAALLIEGHTDAVIADRLGLNIRTAREHIAKLAATLGSESRAQLGYLIGRSGILDQGS, encoded by the coding sequence GTGAGTGCGGCGCCGCATCCGGCGCACGTCGCGGGAACCCTGTGCGCCGCAGGAACCGAGGTGTACGAGCAGGCGCTGCGCGAGGGGCACGTACGCGGCGCCGACGCCGAGCGGGCCCCCTGTCTGCTGGAGTTCGGGCTGCTGCACGCCGCTGTGACGGACCCGGACCGGCTGGAGCCGGTCGCCCCGGCCGTCGCCCTCCACCGGCTGCTGCGCAGCTCCGAGGAGCGGATCGCGGACGAGCGCCGACGCGAGGAACAGCTGGCGGAGCTGTTCGAGCCGCTGATGCGGATCGACGGGCCCCGGACCGCGACCGATCCGTCGGCGGTCAGCATCCTCACCGGCTTCGCCCAGATCAACCAGGCCATCTCCGACGCCATGGCCGAGGCCTCGGTGGAGCTCCTCGCCATCCAGCCCTACAACGGCAACACGGCCGCGACCCGGCTGGCCGCCGCCCTGGACCGGGACCAGGCCCTGCTCGACCGCGGTGGCCGTATCCGGGCCCTCTACCAGCACACCCTGCGCCACTCCCCCGCCGTCATCGCCCGCTACGAGCGGCTGCGCGGGGACGCCGAGGCCCGTTCGCTCGACGAGGTCACCGACCGGCTCATCATCGTGGACCGGACCGTCGCCTTCATCCCGGCCAGCACGGACCGCACGCTCGCCCTGGAGATCCGCGTCCCGGCCATGGTCGACTACTTCGCGACCACGTTCGACCGCCTCTGGCGCCTGGCCACCCCCATGCACCCCCAGGCGGTCCAGCAGCCCACCCTCAACGGCGTCACCCCCCGCCAGCGCGCCATAGCCGCCCTCCTCATCGAGGGCCACACCGACGCCGTCATCGCCGACCGCCTCGGCCTCAACATCCGCACCGCCCGTGAGCACATCGCCAAGCTCGCCGCGACCCTCGGCAGTGAGAGCCGGGCTCAGCTCGGGTATCTCATCGGACGGTCCGGGATTCTTGATCAGGGATCGTGA
- a CDS encoding helix-turn-helix transcriptional regulator translates to MAGHATDGHPHGADRLCEAGDRVYSRAVRRGRVPREDAEPVPCLLELALLHPDPDDMDWLVPTSPQEVMTRLLRGVYDEVSASQRRMGSAVAAFEWYAGLGPHLGAGGAEGTALRVLDGLSRIQAAMDEATQACTTEVLTVQPGGIRPEHELTEGLHRALALRGRGVRMRDLYTHVARHGQGLLNYLELMGEAVEARTLDEVIDRLILFDRTVAFIPANADRTLALELRHPALVGFLATVFERLWRLAIPLTAPLPDTGIEGISHREQSIATLLAEGHQDAVIAERLGISVRTCRAHIARLSETLGAASRTQLGVRIAQVGLDGPPRAMGITIPDQESRTVR, encoded by the coding sequence ATGGCCGGGCACGCGACGGACGGGCATCCACACGGTGCTGACCGACTGTGCGAGGCCGGGGATCGCGTGTATTCCCGGGCCGTACGGCGGGGCCGGGTGCCGCGCGAGGACGCGGAGCCGGTGCCGTGCCTGCTGGAACTGGCGCTCCTCCACCCCGACCCGGACGACATGGACTGGCTGGTCCCGACGTCCCCGCAGGAGGTCATGACCCGGCTGCTGCGCGGGGTCTACGACGAGGTGAGCGCGAGCCAGCGGCGGATGGGCTCGGCGGTGGCGGCCTTCGAGTGGTACGCCGGGCTGGGCCCGCACCTGGGCGCGGGCGGCGCGGAGGGAACGGCGCTGCGCGTCCTGGACGGTCTGTCCCGCATCCAGGCGGCGATGGACGAGGCGACGCAGGCGTGCACCACGGAGGTGCTGACGGTCCAGCCGGGCGGTATCCGCCCCGAACACGAACTGACGGAGGGTCTGCACCGGGCACTGGCGCTACGGGGCCGGGGCGTGCGCATGCGCGACCTGTACACGCACGTGGCACGCCACGGCCAGGGCCTCCTCAACTACCTGGAGCTGATGGGCGAGGCGGTGGAGGCCCGCACCCTGGACGAGGTCATCGACCGCCTGATCCTCTTCGACCGCACGGTGGCCTTCATCCCGGCCAACGCGGACCGCACCCTGGCGCTCGAACTGCGGCACCCGGCGCTGGTGGGCTTCCTGGCCACGGTCTTCGAACGCCTGTGGCGCCTGGCGATCCCGTTGACCGCCCCGCTCCCCGACACCGGCATCGAGGGCATCTCCCACCGCGAACAGTCCATCGCGACGCTGCTGGCGGAGGGCCACCAGGACGCGGTGATCGCGGAACGGCTCGGCATAAGCGTCCGCACCTGCCGGGCCCACATCGCCCGACTGTCGGAGACCCTGGGCGCCGCCAGCCGCACCCAACTCGGCGTCCGTATCGCGCAGGTGGGCCTGGACGGTCCGCCCCGCGCGATGGGCATCACGATCCCTGATCAAGAATCCCGGACCGTCCGATGA
- a CDS encoding circularly permuted type 2 ATP-grasp protein yields the protein MADIFDAYALADAWDEMFVRPGEVRTAYEPVLSALQPIEPSELRFRADQMARAFTDRGVTYAFAGEERPWPLDLVPRILDALEWDLIQRGVGQRVRALEAYLADAYGHCRAFEDGVVPWRLLLNSPHFHRVAHGVEPPGGVRIHVAGIDLVRDEAGDFRVLEDNVRVPSGVSYVIENRRAMTRIFPSLFAEQHVLPVDGYAQRLLAALRKAAPDGTEDPRVVVLTPGPSNAAYFEHALLARLMGVQLVEGHDLVCRANRVWMRTTRGEMPVHVVYRRLDDDFLDPLHFRPDSVIGCPGIMSAATAGNVTLANAVGNGIADDKLLYTYVPDLIRYYLSEEPVLPNVESFRPDEPGQLDAVLDQIDQLVIKPVDGAGGQGIVIGPKADARTLERTRRAVAADPRGFIAQRPVALSTSPTLAGERMAPRHIDLRPFAVNDGNDVWVLPGGLTRVALQEGNLIVNSSQGGGSKDTWVLAEGPAEEPEAPAPDRRPAVAPRQLGPDGNPTFVEEGAQQQ from the coding sequence ATGGCGGACATATTTGACGCGTACGCGCTGGCCGACGCGTGGGACGAGATGTTTGTGCGGCCGGGTGAGGTCAGGACCGCCTATGAGCCGGTCCTGTCGGCACTTCAGCCGATCGAGCCGAGTGAACTGCGCTTCCGGGCCGACCAGATGGCGCGGGCGTTCACCGACCGGGGCGTGACCTACGCCTTCGCGGGCGAGGAGCGGCCGTGGCCGCTGGACCTCGTACCGAGGATTCTCGACGCGCTGGAGTGGGATCTCATCCAGCGCGGCGTGGGACAGCGCGTACGGGCCCTGGAGGCCTACCTCGCCGACGCCTACGGGCACTGCCGGGCCTTCGAGGACGGCGTCGTGCCCTGGCGGCTGCTGCTCAACTCCCCCCACTTCCACCGCGTCGCCCACGGGGTGGAACCTCCGGGCGGCGTCCGTATCCACGTCGCCGGCATCGACCTCGTACGGGACGAAGCCGGGGACTTCCGGGTCCTGGAGGACAACGTCCGCGTCCCCAGCGGCGTCTCGTACGTCATCGAGAACCGGCGGGCCATGACCCGGATCTTCCCCTCCCTCTTCGCCGAGCAGCACGTCCTGCCGGTCGACGGGTACGCGCAAAGACTCCTCGCCGCGCTGCGCAAGGCCGCGCCGGACGGGACCGAGGACCCGCGGGTCGTCGTCCTCACCCCCGGTCCCAGCAACGCCGCCTACTTCGAACACGCCCTGCTGGCCCGGCTGATGGGCGTGCAGCTGGTCGAGGGGCACGACCTGGTGTGCCGGGCCAACCGGGTGTGGATGCGGACCACGCGCGGCGAGATGCCGGTGCATGTCGTATACCGGCGGCTCGACGACGACTTCCTCGACCCGCTCCACTTCCGGCCCGACTCGGTCATCGGCTGCCCGGGCATCATGAGCGCCGCGACGGCCGGAAACGTCACCCTCGCCAACGCCGTCGGCAACGGCATCGCCGACGACAAACTGCTCTACACCTACGTCCCGGACCTCATCCGCTACTACCTCTCCGAGGAGCCGGTCCTCCCCAACGTGGAGTCCTTCCGGCCCGACGAACCCGGTCAACTCGACGCCGTCCTCGACCAGATCGACCAGCTCGTCATCAAGCCGGTGGACGGGGCGGGCGGGCAGGGCATCGTCATCGGTCCGAAAGCCGACGCCAGAACGCTGGAACGGACCAGACGGGCCGTCGCCGCCGACCCCCGTGGCTTCATCGCCCAGCGGCCCGTCGCCCTGTCCACCTCCCCCACCCTCGCCGGCGAGCGGATGGCACCGCGCCACATCGACCTCAGACCCTTCGCCGTCAACGACGGCAACGATGTCTGGGTCCTGCCCGGCGGCCTCACCCGCGTCGCCCTCCAGGAGGGCAACCTGATCGTCAACTCCAGCCAGGGCGGCGGCTCCAAGGACACCTGGGTACTCGCCGAAGGGCCGGCCGAGGAGCCGGAGGCGCCGGCCCCGGACCGCCGGCCCGCCGTCGCACCCCGCCAGCTCGGTCCCGACGGCAACCCCACCTTCGTGGAGGAAGGGGCGCAGCAGCAGTGA
- a CDS encoding alpha-E domain-containing protein — protein MNDVILSRIAEALTWTGRYVERADTTGRILDAYLHRMLEDPWRDEDAACRSLYAILGVDAGPERVDMQQVLDQLAFDSRSTCSIEGALGAARLNARSAREAVSSEMWECLNSTWHALADQRRAARRTGPYGYLELVRARAALFFGLADSTMSRDDSWRFVVLGRSLERVDMTVRLLSVRVLDAAHAPDWTTLLSASGADEAYARVHSGFGDSARVAEFLLLDRDFPRSALHALTTAEECLSALGRPRQDPARRPIGRLRTRLEYLDSPALPDQLPALLGDLQQACMASAEAVAERFFPYQGPVIWAQEGA, from the coding sequence GTGAACGACGTGATCCTCTCCCGGATAGCCGAGGCGCTGACCTGGACCGGCCGCTATGTCGAGCGGGCCGACACCACCGGGCGCATCCTCGACGCCTACCTCCACCGGATGCTGGAGGACCCCTGGCGCGACGAGGACGCGGCCTGCCGGTCGCTGTACGCGATCCTCGGCGTCGACGCGGGCCCCGAACGCGTCGACATGCAGCAGGTCCTCGACCAGCTCGCCTTCGACTCCCGCTCCACCTGCTCCATCGAGGGCGCGCTCGGGGCCGCCCGGCTCAACGCGCGCAGCGCCCGCGAGGCCGTCTCCTCCGAGATGTGGGAGTGCCTCAACTCCACCTGGCACGCCCTCGCCGACCAGCGCCGCGCGGCCCGCCGTACCGGCCCCTACGGCTATCTGGAGCTCGTACGGGCCCGTGCCGCGCTGTTCTTCGGACTCGCCGACTCCACCATGAGCCGCGACGACAGCTGGCGTTTCGTGGTGCTCGGGCGGAGCCTGGAGCGGGTGGACATGACCGTACGGCTGCTGTCGGTACGGGTGTTGGACGCCGCGCACGCGCCGGACTGGACGACGCTGCTGAGCGCGTCCGGCGCCGACGAGGCGTACGCGCGCGTGCACAGCGGCTTCGGAGACAGTGCGCGGGTGGCCGAATTCCTGCTCCTGGACCGGGACTTCCCGCGCTCGGCGCTGCACGCGCTGACCACGGCGGAGGAATGCCTCAGCGCCCTCGGCCGCCCCCGCCAGGACCCGGCCCGGCGCCCCATCGGCCGGCTGCGCACCCGCCTCGAATACCTCGACTCGCCCGCCCTACCCGATCAACTTCCCGCCCTGCTCGGGGACTTGCAGCAGGCCTGCATGGCCTCGGCGGAGGCGGTGGCGGAGCGGTTCTTCCCGTACCAGGGGCCCGTGATCTGGGCCCAGGAAGGAGCCTGA
- a CDS encoding transglutaminase family protein, translated as MARRLRIKHITQVSYAQPAASSHNEVRMTPLTLPGQTTLDARVTVSPATATWSYWDYWGTQVTGFDLLDPHADLTITASSLVETAPPEPLPEPPAWSELAERTTSSRLLEFAGPTARTTVPAKLLKKARKAAAGLDPHGTAVAVSALVADRVTYLPGVTGVNTSATEAWEQGAGVCQDIAHVTIALLRGLGLPTRYVSGYLHPEREAELHRPVAGQSHAWVEYWAGDWCGYDPTNRTRPDESHVVVGRGRDYDDVTPHKGIYRGVPGGPPEVTVEFTRVA; from the coding sequence GTGGCTCGTCGACTCCGCATCAAGCACATCACACAGGTGTCGTACGCCCAGCCCGCGGCCTCCTCCCACAACGAGGTCCGCATGACCCCGCTGACCCTGCCCGGCCAGACCACCCTGGACGCCCGGGTCACCGTCAGCCCGGCGACCGCGACCTGGTCGTACTGGGACTACTGGGGCACCCAGGTCACCGGCTTCGACCTCCTCGACCCGCACGCCGACCTCACCATCACGGCCTCCAGCCTGGTCGAGACGGCCCCGCCGGAGCCGCTGCCCGAGCCACCGGCCTGGTCGGAACTGGCGGAACGTACGACGAGTTCACGCCTGTTGGAGTTCGCGGGCCCGACAGCCCGTACGACCGTCCCGGCGAAGCTCCTCAAGAAGGCCCGGAAGGCCGCCGCCGGCCTCGACCCGCACGGGACGGCCGTCGCGGTCTCCGCCCTGGTCGCCGACCGGGTCACCTATCTCCCCGGCGTCACCGGGGTGAACACCTCGGCCACCGAGGCCTGGGAGCAGGGCGCGGGCGTCTGCCAGGACATCGCCCACGTCACCATCGCCCTGCTGCGGGGGCTCGGGCTGCCGACCCGGTACGTCTCCGGCTACCTCCACCCCGAGCGGGAGGCGGAGCTGCACCGGCCGGTCGCGGGCCAGAGCCACGCCTGGGTCGAGTACTGGGCGGGCGACTGGTGCGGCTACGACCCCACCAACCGCACCCGCCCCGACGAGTCGCACGTCGTGGTCGGGCGGGGGCGCGACTACGACGACGTCACCCCGCACAAGGGCATCTACCGAGGCGTACCCGGCGGGCCCCCGGAGGTGACGGTGGAGTTCACCCGGGTGGCGTGA
- a CDS encoding DUF4352 domain-containing protein has product MPTARPTRLIALSLTALLLTAGCGGDGDDPGTGAARKPHKDGHLTFTLLSLRCGVTGVTGSHADAPPEGQFCAARLRVENNDPNYHTYESARQRIAGVTGDRARPDSFAMAVRRQSETVRLGGHTLMEVELWYDVPKGAKVTGLKVSGDNDPTSFTSTKPVGRAPDGVFLPMTPAGPTVSST; this is encoded by the coding sequence ATGCCGACAGCGCGCCCGACCAGGCTCATCGCACTGTCCCTGACCGCCCTGCTCCTCACCGCCGGCTGCGGTGGCGACGGCGACGATCCCGGTACCGGCGCGGCCCGGAAGCCCCACAAGGACGGCCATCTCACCTTCACCCTGCTGTCCCTGCGCTGCGGGGTGACAGGGGTGACGGGGTCCCACGCGGACGCCCCGCCGGAGGGACAGTTCTGCGCCGCACGGCTACGGGTGGAGAACAACGACCCGAACTACCACACCTACGAGTCGGCCCGGCAGCGCATCGCGGGCGTCACCGGGGACCGGGCCAGGCCCGACTCCTTCGCGATGGCGGTGCGCCGCCAGTCGGAGACGGTACGGCTGGGCGGCCACACCCTCATGGAGGTCGAACTCTGGTACGACGTCCCGAAGGGTGCGAAGGTCACCGGTCTGAAGGTGTCCGGCGACAACGACCCGACCAGCTTCACCAGCACCAAGCCCGTCGGGCGGGCGCCGGACGGGGTGTTCCTCCCCATGACGCCCGCCGGGCCGACCGTCAGTTCAACTTGA
- a CDS encoding sugar ABC transporter substrate-binding protein, translated as MAASSMALSLTACGALGVSGDSADASPTKGNDVTVGVLMPETTNTRYENFDYPIIQKKVSELTKKLGQTVYANGEADAKKQATQMQKMIDDKVDVILLDAVDSHAIAPMVKKAKAAGIPVIAYDRLAEGPIDAYVSFDNELVGEVQGRTLIESLGSGLDTSDKIVMLNGSPSDPNAGQFKAGALSELNGKVTISEKYDVDGWKPATAKKDMAAAISAIGKDNIAAVYSANDAMAGAAIEAMEEAGMTDLPPITGQDAELDAVQRIVTGEQYMSVYKSYPLEAEAAAEMAVAKVQGKGILFDSLTQDRVDSPTDKEIPAQLVSVSALTQSNIKRTVVADGIYTVKQICTAKIASACAAIKLN; from the coding sequence ATGGCCGCGTCCTCGATGGCCCTGTCGCTGACCGCCTGCGGGGCCCTGGGAGTGTCGGGGGACAGTGCGGACGCGAGTCCGACCAAGGGCAACGACGTCACCGTCGGCGTGCTGATGCCGGAGACGACCAACACGCGCTACGAGAACTTCGACTACCCGATCATTCAGAAGAAGGTCTCTGAGCTCACGAAGAAGTTGGGCCAGACCGTCTACGCCAACGGCGAGGCGGACGCCAAGAAGCAGGCGACCCAGATGCAGAAGATGATCGACGACAAGGTCGACGTCATCCTGCTGGACGCCGTGGACTCGCACGCCATCGCCCCGATGGTGAAGAAGGCCAAGGCCGCCGGTATCCCGGTCATCGCCTACGACCGGCTCGCCGAGGGCCCCATCGACGCGTACGTCTCCTTCGACAACGAACTCGTCGGCGAGGTGCAGGGCCGCACGCTCATCGAGTCGTTGGGCTCGGGCCTCGACACCTCCGACAAGATCGTGATGCTCAACGGCTCGCCCTCCGACCCGAACGCCGGGCAGTTCAAGGCGGGCGCGCTCTCCGAGCTCAACGGCAAGGTGACGATCTCCGAGAAGTACGACGTCGACGGCTGGAAGCCGGCCACCGCGAAGAAGGACATGGCCGCCGCGATCTCCGCGATCGGCAAGGACAACATCGCCGCCGTGTACTCCGCCAACGACGCCATGGCCGGCGCCGCCATCGAGGCGATGGAGGAGGCGGGCATGACCGACCTGCCGCCCATCACCGGCCAGGACGCCGAACTGGACGCCGTGCAGCGCATCGTCACCGGCGAGCAGTACATGAGCGTCTACAAGTCCTACCCGCTGGAGGCCGAGGCCGCCGCCGAGATGGCCGTGGCGAAGGTCCAGGGCAAGGGCATCCTGTTCGACTCCCTCACCCAGGACCGCGTCGACAGCCCCACCGACAAGGAGATCCCGGCCCAGCTGGTGTCGGTGTCCGCGCTGACGCAGTCCAACATCAAGCGCACGGTCGTCGCCGACGGCATCTACACCGTCAAGCAGATCTGCACCGCCAAGATCGCCTCGGCCTGCGCCGCGATCAAGTTGAACTGA
- a CDS encoding fibronectin type III domain-containing protein, whose protein sequence is MNPARRTTITSVAVLAVTGGLLTTTTAPASAATTCASPVFKRQFFANTAFSGTPRKTDCDTTVEQSWAGAPASGLPSDNFGVRWSVTRDFGSGGPFALAASGLDGIRVYVDGTRKVDLWKNTSTTVSKTVNVTVPSGKHTLRVDYVNWTGAAKVKFAYTPRTSATVDKVKPLVPTGTSLTYDSATGKAKLAWAKNKEMDLAGYKVYRRLKGTSFGSSPLATTTATSYSDTPPATGATYYYEVRAYDRAGNVSAGTADQPVGTPDRTAPDAPTGLYAKVGPGAVTLAWDTNGVTDTYRVYRATAPGGPFTRIADGLDSAWYRDTGADLTGRLYYRVTAVDPVANESAPSAVADTGEPDTAPPAQVTDVTVEGTTAGNAVRWQASSDDRHVNHYEVWAAPDGAWDPDGPETVFGLSFNDLRAEAGVPLTYRVQAVDDYGNLAPVSAPVTATRPAPGAVAAPTGVQGTPLDSATELTWASVTDAKGYRVYRRTDRNAAWTRLGDRPTTAPRYSDTEALAVADDYYVVALDAEGRESAPSESVQVWRETPATPTAPVAPTITLSAPYKECTANDCAPHGGTGVPLTVTLHHDRLLSGYTYRFYGTSDTGYMTIEDSTVTWTPPAPGFYVFEVRAIDYYGRSGSFAKVTFMVG, encoded by the coding sequence ATGAACCCAGCCAGACGTACGACGATCACGTCCGTCGCCGTGCTCGCCGTCACCGGTGGTCTGCTCACCACGACCACGGCCCCCGCGTCCGCCGCCACGACCTGTGCGTCCCCGGTCTTCAAGCGCCAGTTCTTCGCGAACACCGCCTTCTCCGGCACCCCGAGGAAGACCGACTGCGACACCACCGTCGAGCAGAGCTGGGCCGGCGCCCCCGCCTCCGGTCTGCCGTCCGACAACTTCGGTGTGCGGTGGTCCGTGACAAGGGACTTCGGCTCCGGCGGCCCGTTCGCCCTCGCCGCCTCCGGGCTCGACGGGATACGGGTCTACGTCGACGGCACCCGCAAGGTCGACCTGTGGAAGAACACGTCCACGACCGTCTCCAAGACCGTCAACGTCACCGTCCCCTCCGGCAAGCACACCCTCCGCGTCGACTACGTCAACTGGACCGGCGCCGCCAAGGTGAAGTTCGCGTACACGCCCCGTACGTCCGCCACGGTCGACAAGGTCAAGCCCCTTGTCCCGACGGGCACTTCGCTCACGTACGACTCCGCGACCGGCAAGGCCAAGCTTGCCTGGGCGAAGAACAAGGAGATGGACCTCGCCGGGTACAAGGTCTACCGGCGGCTCAAGGGCACGTCCTTCGGCAGTAGCCCGCTCGCGACGACCACCGCCACCTCGTACAGCGACACCCCGCCGGCGACCGGCGCGACGTACTACTACGAGGTCCGCGCGTACGACAGGGCGGGCAACGTCTCCGCCGGCACCGCCGATCAGCCGGTCGGCACCCCCGACCGCACCGCCCCCGACGCGCCCACCGGGCTGTACGCGAAGGTGGGTCCGGGAGCGGTGACGCTGGCCTGGGACACCAACGGTGTCACGGACACGTACCGCGTGTACCGGGCGACCGCGCCAGGGGGGCCGTTCACGCGGATCGCCGACGGGCTCGACAGCGCCTGGTACCGGGACACCGGGGCCGATCTGACCGGGCGGCTGTACTACCGCGTCACCGCGGTGGACCCGGTCGCCAACGAGTCCGCGCCGTCCGCCGTGGCCGACACCGGCGAGCCTGACACCGCCCCGCCCGCCCAGGTCACCGATGTGACGGTGGAGGGCACCACGGCGGGCAACGCGGTGCGCTGGCAGGCCTCGTCCGACGACCGCCACGTCAACCACTACGAGGTGTGGGCCGCGCCCGACGGCGCGTGGGACCCCGACGGACCGGAGACCGTCTTCGGCCTCTCGTTCAACGACCTGCGCGCGGAGGCCGGAGTCCCGCTCACCTACCGCGTCCAGGCCGTCGACGACTACGGCAACCTCGCCCCCGTCTCCGCCCCGGTCACCGCGACCCGCCCGGCCCCGGGCGCCGTGGCGGCCCCGACCGGCGTCCAGGGCACGCCCCTCGACAGCGCCACCGAGCTCACCTGGGCCTCCGTCACCGACGCCAAGGGCTACCGGGTCTACCGGCGCACCGACCGGAACGCCGCCTGGACCCGGCTCGGGGACCGCCCCACCACCGCGCCGCGTTACTCCGACACCGAGGCGCTGGCCGTCGCCGACGACTACTACGTCGTCGCCCTCGACGCCGAGGGCCGTGAGTCCGCGCCGTCCGAGTCCGTCCAGGTGTGGCGGGAGACCCCGGCCACGCCGACGGCTCCCGTCGCGCCGACGATCACGCTGTCCGCCCCGTACAAGGAGTGCACGGCCAACGACTGCGCGCCGCACGGCGGCACCGGTGTTCCGCTCACGGTGACGCTGCACCACGACCGGCTGCTGTCCGGGTACACGTACCGCTTCTACGGCACCTCCGACACCGGGTACATGACCATCGAGGATTCGACGGTCACCTGGACTCCGCCCGCGCCGGGCTTCTATGTCTTCGAGGTGCGCGCGATCGACTACTACGGCCGCAGCGGCTCGTTCGCCAAGGTCACCTTCATGGTCGGATGA